The stretch of DNA ACCTTTGCAGATGTCAATTCACGGGGACCTCCGGCCAGTTCTTGGTGTCTTTGTCTGAGCATTATTAACATTCCGGATTGCGGCCGACCAATTTCATATCTTCATTCCTTTTTTGCGGAGGAGACAAGGAGCCTGAGAAATCAGAAGATACAGTTTATATGCTGTAAACGGCAATTCTTAGTATTGAGAAAACACTAGCAGGGAGTGATTGCTGTGATTGTTGCTTTTGTAATGGCCAAAGTAGACTCAAAGAAAACACGCGATGTACTAGAGAAAGTGAAGAAATTCGAACAGGTTGAAGAAGCGTACGTAATTTATGGGGCGTATGATCTCATCATCCAAGGCAGCTTCGAGTCACCTGAAGCACTCAGCTCATTTGTTGTCGATGATCTTCGCCGTATCGACGGTGTAAAGGATACCGTCACCAATGTTGCTGCCTCATCTACGTAGTTTACGCATCAATATCACCGGCCCAAGAAGTGCTGTTATCTGACGAATCTCACTGAGAAGCTCGAGTCCGTATGAACAATATGTGAACCCGGGTGGCATATCTTCAAGGAATGACATTACCAAAGACCGGTTCTTTCCATCTCTTCTTCAAGAGACAAACGTCTTAGCGTCTCCCTTGTGGGCAAGCCACTTTCCAAATCCCATCCTCTTTCTTCGTAGTACTCTTCCAGCATATCATCGAGTTCTACGGTCTGTCCTTTTGACGGTCCGGTCG from Candidatus Thorarchaeota archaeon encodes:
- a CDS encoding Lrp/AsnC ligand binding domain-containing protein — translated: MIVAFVMAKVDSKKTRDVLEKVKKFEQVEEAYVIYGAYDLIIQGSFESPEALSSFVVDDLRRIDGVKDTVTNVAASST